Part of the Alteribacter lacisalsi genome, GAAGGTTCTCTCCGCTGTGACGCGAACATCTCGATCCGTCCTGCGGGTCAGAAGAAGTTCGGTACGAAAACGGAGCTGAAGAACCTGAACTCGTTTATGAACGTGCAGAAAGGAATCGCTTACGAGGAAGTACGCCAGGAGAACGAAATTCTCGGCGGCGGAAAAATTCTTCAGGAAACGCGGCGCTGGGATGCGGACGGGAAAAAGACGATCCTTATGCGGATCAAAGAGGGGTCTGACGACTACCGCTACTTCCCTGAGCCGGATCTGGTGAACCTCTACATTGAGGACGAGTGGAAGGAGCGTGTCCGCGGTGAAATTCCTGAACTTCCGGACGAGCGCCAGAAACGTTACGTAAAAGAGCTGGAGCTTCCGGAATACGACGCCCAGGTGCTCACACAGCAGAAGGTGATGAGCGACTTTTTCGAGGAAGGGCTTGAAAAAGGCGCACCGCCGAAGCTTCTGTCCAACTGGATGATGGGGGAAGTGAGCGCGTGGCTTAAAGCGAACAACAAGGACATTACAGAAGTGCCGATGACGCCTGAAGGGCTTGCCGGGATGATTGCGTTGATCGAAGACGGCACCATCTCGAGCAAAATTGCCAAAAAGGTGTTCAAGGAACTGATCGAAAACGGCGGCGATGCCAAAAAGATCGTAAAAGATAAAGGCCTGGTTCAAATTTCGGACGAAGGCGAGATCAGAAAAATGGTCAATGACGTGCTCGACTCGAACGAACAGTCGATTGCCGACTACAAGGACGGCAAGGAAAAAGCACTCGGTTTCCTCGTTGGCCAGGTGATGAAAGCCTCTCGGGGGAAAGCAAACCCGCAGATGGTCAACACGCTTCTGGCAGATGAGATGGAGAAACGATAGATTTCTGATTGGGGGACCGCCGCACGAAGGCTTTGTGCGGCGGCTTTCCTTTACCCGTTTTTCATGCGAGCAGTCCGGGTGACATGATGGCCCAAACCTGTTAGGATAAATATTTGTGTAACCGGCTGGCATATTCAGATGGCCTGCCGCATAAGATACTTGTACTTTCCAGACCCAGAAAATAAAACCGGAGGGGTGGTAACGTGAAGAAAGACGCTGTAAAATTCATTTTTGCTGCGATGACAGCCCTTGTCTTTTTTACCGGGACGATCGCTCTGGTGATTCTCGGTATACGCGGCATCGGGTCCAACCTGGTGCAGATTGAATCAGGCATGAGCGTGTTTTTGTTTGCTCTTGCCACATTCGGCTGGATCATTCCATTGCAGCTGCTGTCGGTGCTTCGGATGATTCCAATACAGAAACGGCGCATGCGGATGATTTTTCCCTACGCCGAGCGTCTGTTTCAGGTGAGTATTTTCGTTCTTTACCTGCTCGGACTGAACATGGTCATACCGGCCGTAAACTTTTCAAGCGCCGGCATGATCGCTTTTGCAGGCGTGATGGTGCTGCTGGCAAAGGTGCTGTTTATGAAGATCAACGCCGAGGCGAGAAAAGTCCGTCGCAGGGAGCTTGAAAAGCAGCTCAGCCGTGATTAAAGGATCGATTATGCCTTTTTGAAAATGAATGATGGAACGTAAGGCTGCGACTCCAGCGGGAAAAGCAACAGGCGAAGACCCCGGAGGGTGATGTTCCCGAGGAGGCTGAGACGTTGCCCGCGGAAAGCGCAGCCTGCAGTGTAAAAAACAACACTCTTAATCAAAAGAAGGTCCCGGGAGCGCCTGTTACAGGGCGCGGGGACCTTCTTTTTTCATACATACAAACGAATGAGGCCTGTCGCTCA contains:
- the gatB gene encoding Asp-tRNA(Asn)/Glu-tRNA(Gln) amidotransferase subunit GatB, giving the protein MNFETVIGLEVHVELKTDSKIFCGCSTEFGAPPNTHTCPICLGHPGVLPVLNRKAVDFAMRAALALNCDVAQETKFDRKNYFYPDSPKAYQISQFDQPIAENGWIDINVNGETKRIGITRLHLEEDAGKLTHVDGEHYSLVDFNRVGTPLIEIVSEPDLRSPEEAYAYLEKLKAIMQYTDVSDCKMEEGSLRCDANISIRPAGQKKFGTKTELKNLNSFMNVQKGIAYEEVRQENEILGGGKILQETRRWDADGKKTILMRIKEGSDDYRYFPEPDLVNLYIEDEWKERVRGEIPELPDERQKRYVKELELPEYDAQVLTQQKVMSDFFEEGLEKGAPPKLLSNWMMGEVSAWLKANNKDITEVPMTPEGLAGMIALIEDGTISSKIAKKVFKELIENGGDAKKIVKDKGLVQISDEGEIRKMVNDVLDSNEQSIADYKDGKEKALGFLVGQVMKASRGKANPQMVNTLLADEMEKR